The Beijerinckiaceae bacterium genome has a window encoding:
- a CDS encoding IS1595 family transposase yields MSSVLSDKHFHGERAAYAYVEARVWPNGPTCPHCGNADASRMKLMAGKSTRLGVRQCNECRKPFTVKVGTIFESSHVPLRLWLQAMHLMTSSKKGIISNQLHRTLGVTLKTAWFMSHRIRTAMQTVGLEPMGGAGEIVEVDETFIGRVEGQPKRKAGAGHKNAVLTLLQRNGSSRSFHIDSTRVADIAPIVRANVVRETALMTDEANCYREVGGEFASHETVNHSADEYVRGTVTTNTVEGFFSIFKRGMKGVYQHCGERHLHRYLAEFDFRYSNRVRLGCDDVERADRALKGVVGKRLTYRTTH; encoded by the coding sequence ATGTCATCCGTCCTTTCGGACAAACATTTCCACGGTGAGCGCGCCGCCTATGCCTATGTTGAGGCTCGGGTTTGGCCGAATGGGCCAACTTGCCCTCATTGTGGAAATGCCGATGCGTCGCGCATGAAATTGATGGCTGGCAAGTCTACCCGTCTGGGCGTCCGCCAGTGCAATGAGTGCCGCAAGCCCTTTACCGTGAAGGTTGGAACCATCTTTGAGTCCAGCCATGTTCCGCTGCGCCTTTGGTTGCAGGCGATGCACCTCATGACCTCCAGCAAGAAGGGCATTATCTCTAACCAGCTTCACCGTACCCTTGGCGTAACTCTCAAAACCGCATGGTTTATGTCGCACCGCATCCGCACTGCCATGCAAACCGTCGGGCTTGAGCCAATGGGCGGCGCTGGCGAGATTGTGGAAGTCGACGAAACCTTTATCGGCCGCGTTGAAGGCCAGCCCAAGCGCAAGGCAGGTGCCGGTCATAAGAACGCAGTCTTAACCCTTCTTCAGCGCAACGGCAGTTCCCGCAGTTTTCATATCGATAGCACTCGCGTTGCGGACATTGCACCGATTGTGCGCGCGAATGTCGTTCGCGAAACTGCGTTGATGACTGATGAAGCCAATTGTTATCGCGAGGTCGGGGGAGAATTCGCAAGCCATGAAACTGTCAATCACAGCGCCGATGAATATGTGCGCGGCACCGTGACTACAAACACTGTTGAAGGCTTTTTCTCCATTTTCAAACGGGGCATGAAAGGCGTATATCAGCATTGTGGTGAGCGCCATTTGCATCGCTATCTTGCGGAATTCGACTTCCGCTACAGCAATCGCGTTCGTCTTGGCTGTGACGATGTAGAGCGCGCGGATCGCGCTCTCAAAGGCGTTGTCGGTAAGAGGCTCACCTACCGAACGACTCATTAG
- a CDS encoding 50S ribosomal protein L17, translated as MYHGHAKRRFGRTHEHRKAMFANMCQALIKHEQIVTTLPKAKDLRPIVEKLVTLGKRGDLHARRQAIAQIKDPVLAGKLFSVLGPRYKDRHGGYTRVLKAGFRYGDNAAMAVIEFVDRDVDAKGQDSGPVQVREEETTE; from the coding sequence ATGTATCACGGACACGCCAAGCGCCGCTTCGGCCGCACCCACGAACATCGCAAAGCGATGTTCGCCAATATGTGCCAAGCTTTGATCAAGCATGAACAGATCGTCACCACGCTTCCCAAGGCAAAGGACTTGCGGCCGATTGTCGAAAAGCTGGTCACTCTTGGCAAGCGCGGCGATCTGCATGCACGCCGACAGGCCATTGCGCAAATCAAGGATCCTGTGCTGGCCGGCAAGCTTTTCTCGGTTCTGGGCCCACGCTACAAGGACCGGCACGGCGGCTACACGCGGGTCTTGAAGGCGGGGTTCCGCTATGGCGATAACGCGGCCATGGCTGTGATCGAATTCGTCGACCGGGATGTCGACGCGAAGGGGCAGGATTCCGGTCCCGTCCAGGTTCGCGAGGAAGAGACCACGGAATAA
- a CDS encoding DNA-directed RNA polymerase subunit alpha, whose translation MIQKNWQELIKPSKLEVVSGDDPKRMATIVAEPLERGFGLTLGNSLRRILLSSLQGAAITSVQIDGVLHEFSSIPGVREDVTDIVLNIKDIALRMPGDGPKRMVLKKQGPGKVTASDIGTTGDISILNPDLVICTLDEGAEIRMEFTVNTGKGYVAADRNRAEDAPIGLIPIDSLYSPVKKVSYRIENTREGQILDYDKLTMQVETNGSLSPEDAIAFSARILQDQLNVFVNFEEPHRVEATPSIPELAFNPALLKKVDELELSVRSANCLKNDNIVYIGDLIQKSEAEMLRTPNFGRKSLNEIKEVLAQMGLHLGMEVSGWPPDNIDELAKRFEEHY comes from the coding sequence GTGATTCAGAAGAATTGGCAGGAGCTTATCAAGCCAAGCAAGCTCGAAGTCGTATCGGGCGATGATCCAAAGCGCATGGCGACGATCGTTGCGGAGCCGCTCGAGCGCGGCTTTGGCCTCACTTTGGGCAATTCCTTGCGTCGTATTCTCTTGTCGTCGCTGCAAGGCGCGGCGATCACTTCGGTGCAAATCGACGGCGTCCTGCATGAATTCTCGTCGATCCCCGGCGTGCGTGAGGACGTGACCGACATCGTTCTCAACATCAAGGACATCGCGCTGCGGATGCCGGGCGACGGACCCAAGCGCATGGTCTTGAAGAAGCAAGGTCCCGGCAAGGTCACTGCCTCTGATATCGGCACCACCGGCGATATTTCAATTTTGAACCCCGATCTGGTGATTTGCACCCTCGACGAAGGGGCGGAAATCCGCATGGAGTTCACGGTCAACACAGGCAAAGGCTACGTCGCCGCGGATCGCAACAGGGCGGAAGACGCGCCGATTGGTCTGATCCCGATCGACAGTCTCTACTCGCCGGTCAAAAAGGTGAGCTACCGCATCGAGAATACGCGCGAAGGCCAAATTCTCGATTACGACAAGCTAACCATGCAGGTCGAGACCAATGGCTCGCTGTCTCCCGAAGATGCGATCGCCTTCTCGGCGCGCATCTTACAGGATCAACTGAATGTCTTCGTGAATTTCGAGGAGCCGCACCGCGTCGAGGCAACGCCTTCGATCCCCGAACTCGCGTTCAATCCCGCGTTGCTCAAGAAGGTCGACGAACTCGAACTGTCGGTTCGCTCGGCGAATTGCCTGAAGAACGACAATATCGTCTACATCGGAGACCTGATCCAAAAGAGCGAAGCGGAAATGCTCCGCACGCCGAACTTTGGGCGTAAATCGCTCAACGAGATCAAGGAAGTGCTGGCGCAAATGGGCCTCCACCTCGGCATGGAAGTCAGCGGTTGGCCGCCGGATAATATCGACGAACTCGCCAAGCGGTTCGAGGAACATTATTGA
- a CDS encoding AAA family ATPase — protein MTDLFAAANLEKDAPHPLADRLRPQSLADVAGQDHLLGPEGALSRLIASGSLGSLIFWGPPGTGKTTVARLLARETKLAFVQISAIFSGVAELKKVFEEARGRRKTGQGTLLFVDEVHRFNRAQQDSFLPVMEDGTITLVGATTENPSFELNASLLSRARVMIFHALDEAAIEKLLGRAETSEGRVLPLDSAARTALIRMADGDGRAALSLAEEVWRAAKPDEIFDASTLAAIVQRRAPIYDKSQEGHYNLISALHKSVRGSDPDASLYYLARMLDGGEDPLFIARRVVRMAVEDIGLADPQALVIANAAKDAYDFLGSPEGELAIATAVIYVATAPKSNAAYVAFKAATRLAKEHGSLMPPKTILNAPTKLMKNEGYGADYAYDHDEPEGFSGQNYWPEALGRQKLYRPVGQGFEQELRARLDHWAKLRKVRNDPN, from the coding sequence ATGACCGATCTTTTTGCCGCCGCCAATCTTGAAAAGGACGCGCCGCATCCGCTGGCCGACCGGCTGCGTCCGCAAAGCCTCGCCGATGTGGCCGGCCAGGATCATCTTTTGGGGCCCGAAGGCGCCCTCAGCCGGCTCATTGCGTCCGGCAGTTTAGGCAGCCTTATTTTCTGGGGGCCTCCGGGAACCGGCAAAACGACCGTCGCGCGCCTGCTCGCGCGAGAAACCAAGCTCGCTTTCGTGCAGATCTCGGCTATTTTTTCGGGCGTCGCCGAACTTAAAAAGGTGTTCGAAGAGGCGCGCGGCCGTCGAAAAACCGGTCAAGGAACCTTGCTTTTCGTCGACGAAGTGCATCGTTTCAATCGGGCGCAACAGGATAGTTTCCTGCCGGTGATGGAAGATGGCACCATCACCCTCGTCGGCGCCACAACCGAAAATCCGAGCTTCGAACTGAATGCTTCGTTGCTGTCTCGCGCCCGCGTCATGATTTTTCATGCGCTCGACGAGGCGGCGATCGAGAAGCTGCTCGGTCGCGCTGAAACGTCGGAAGGCAGAGTATTGCCGCTCGATTCCGCCGCCCGCACCGCGCTGATCCGGATGGCGGACGGTGATGGTCGGGCCGCCTTGAGCCTTGCGGAGGAAGTTTGGCGCGCCGCCAAGCCGGACGAGATTTTTGATGCGTCCACGCTGGCGGCGATCGTGCAGCGGCGCGCTCCGATCTACGACAAGTCGCAGGAAGGTCACTACAATCTCATCAGCGCGCTGCATAAATCCGTGCGGGGTTCCGACCCCGATGCGTCCCTCTATTATCTGGCGCGGATGCTGGATGGCGGTGAAGATCCGCTGTTCATCGCAAGGAGGGTGGTGCGGATGGCGGTTGAGGATATTGGCCTTGCCGATCCGCAGGCGCTCGTCATCGCTAACGCGGCCAAGGATGCCTATGATTTCCTGGGTTCCCCGGAAGGCGAGCTTGCGATCGCCACCGCGGTGATCTATGTCGCGACCGCGCCGAAATCGAACGCCGCCTATGTTGCCTTCAAGGCTGCCACACGGCTGGCCAAGGAGCATGGCTCGTTGATGCCGCCCAAAACGATTCTCAACGCACCGACCAAACTCATGAAAAATGAAGGCTATGGCGCCGACTATGCCTATGATCATGATGAGCCCGAGGGTTTTTCGGGTCAGAATTATTGGCCCGAAGCGCTCGGGCGGCAAAAGCTCTATCGTCCGGTGGGCCAGGGCTTCGAGCAAGAGCTGCGGGCGCGGCTTGACCATTGGGCCAAGCTCCGGAAAGTGCGAAACGATCCAAATTGA
- a CDS encoding 30S ribosomal protein S13, protein MARIAGVNIPTNKRVVIALQYIHGIGSTKAQEICEKVNIPAERRVAQLTDAEVLQIRETIDRDYMVEGDLRREVAIHIKRLMDLGCYRGLRHRRQLPVRGQRTHTNARTRKGKAKPIAGKKK, encoded by the coding sequence TTGGCACGTATTGCTGGCGTTAATATCCCGACGAACAAGCGCGTGGTGATTGCGCTTCAATATATTCACGGCATTGGTTCGACGAAGGCTCAGGAAATTTGCGAGAAAGTGAATATTCCCGCCGAGCGGCGTGTCGCCCAATTGACAGATGCGGAAGTCCTGCAAATTCGCGAGACGATCGACCGCGATTATATGGTCGAGGGCGATCTTCGCCGCGAAGTCGCGATCCACATCAAACGCCTGATGGACCTTGGCTGTTACCGCGGCCTCCGGCATCGGCGCCAACTGCCGGTTCGCGGCCAGCGCACCCATACCAATGCGCGCACGCGCAAAGGCAAGGCCAAGCCCATCGCCGGCAAGAAGAAGTAA
- a CDS encoding LemA family protein, producing the protein MFASLRAVFVLAILGVCVSGCGYNTIPTLEEQAKAKWADVQNQYQRRADLIPNLVATVQGYAKQEKDVLTSVIEARAKATSVKIDASQLTDPEKVQQFQQAQSQLSGALGRLLAVSENYPDLKSNQNFLALQSQLEGTENRISVARRDYIEAVRAYNLSLKTFPTLLWAATLFRANKPMAEFAASESAQTPPQVKF; encoded by the coding sequence ATGTTTGCGAGCTTGCGCGCTGTTTTCGTCCTGGCGATCTTGGGCGTCTGCGTTTCCGGCTGCGGCTATAATACGATTCCGACGCTCGAGGAGCAGGCCAAGGCCAAATGGGCCGATGTCCAAAATCAATATCAACGGCGTGCCGACCTCATTCCCAATCTGGTGGCCACGGTGCAGGGCTATGCCAAGCAGGAAAAGGATGTGTTGACCTCGGTGATCGAAGCGCGGGCCAAGGCGACTTCGGTCAAGATCGACGCCTCGCAATTGACCGATCCGGAAAAGGTCCAGCAGTTCCAGCAGGCCCAATCCCAATTGTCCGGCGCGCTCGGCCGTTTGCTTGCGGTCAGCGAAAATTATCCCGACTTGAAATCAAATCAGAATTTCCTCGCGTTGCAGTCGCAGCTCGAAGGCACGGAAAATAGAATTTCCGTCGCCCGGCGCGACTATATCGAAGCGGTCCGCGCTTATAATCTGAGCCTCAAGACGTTCCCGACCCTGCTTTGGGCGGCGACGTTGTTTCGTGCCAACAAGCCCATGGCGGAGTTCGCCGCCAGCGAATCGGCGCAGACGCCGCCGCAAGTCAAATTTTGA
- a CDS encoding alpha/beta hydrolase has protein sequence MNPKLSHLTFQLSDVSIHAVAAGPQDGPLLILLHGFPEFWYGWHAQILPLAEAGFRVVVPDQRGYNLSSKPQDWQAYEISRLTGDVFAIADQLSRPRFSLVGHDWGGAVAWGCALSRPERLERVAILNAPHPRVMVDYIRAHPTQLLRSSYMLFLQLPWLPEFLLGLANFWLLALTAKITSRPGTFSEQDLKHYREAWRQPGALTGMVNWYRGLRAKSKNKREGARSRPTIDIPVKILWGKKDRFLESAMAELSLRYCPKGELTLVPGAGHWLQHEEPTLVTQALKDFFSTSGK, from the coding sequence ATGAACCCCAAGCTCAGTCATCTGACGTTTCAATTGTCCGATGTTTCGATCCACGCGGTCGCCGCGGGCCCGCAAGACGGCCCCTTGCTCATTCTCCTGCATGGCTTTCCCGAATTCTGGTACGGCTGGCACGCACAGATCCTGCCGCTTGCCGAAGCCGGCTTTCGCGTCGTCGTTCCCGATCAACGCGGCTATAATCTGAGCAGCAAACCGCAGGATTGGCAGGCGTATGAAATCTCCCGCCTGACCGGTGACGTGTTCGCGATTGCAGACCAGCTTTCCCGCCCGCGTTTCTCGCTGGTCGGCCATGATTGGGGCGGCGCCGTCGCTTGGGGCTGCGCCCTATCCCGGCCCGAGCGCCTCGAGCGTGTGGCGATTTTGAACGCACCGCATCCCCGCGTGATGGTGGACTATATCCGCGCCCATCCGACGCAGCTTTTGCGCAGTTCGTATATGTTGTTTCTGCAGCTGCCTTGGCTGCCGGAATTTCTGCTCGGGCTCGCAAATTTTTGGCTCCTGGCCTTGACGGCGAAGATCACCAGCCGTCCGGGCACCTTCTCCGAACAGGATCTCAAACATTATCGCGAAGCGTGGCGCCAACCTGGCGCGCTGACGGGCATGGTTAACTGGTATCGCGGGCTGCGCGCCAAAAGCAAAAATAAGCGCGAGGGTGCACGCAGCAGGCCGACGATCGACATTCCCGTCAAGATTTTATGGGGAAAGAAAGATCGTTTCCTGGAAAGCGCAATGGCCGAACTCAGTTTGCGATATTGCCCGAAGGGCGAATTGACCCTGGTTCCCGGGGCGGGCCATTGGCTGCAGCACGAGGAACCGACACTCGTGACCCAGGCCCTGAAGGATTTCTTCTCAACTTCAGGTAAGTGA
- the treS gene encoding maltose alpha-D-glucosyltransferase yields the protein MIDRNDVRWYRDAIIYQLHVKSFFDANNDGIGDFGGLTQKLDYIKELGVTAIWVMPFYPSPLRDDGYDISYYRGINPAYGSQRDFKLFVRAAHERGLRVITELVINHTSDQHPWFKRARAAKPGSAARNFYVWSNTDVEYRDAPIIFLDTEKSNWTWDDQAQAFYWHRFYAHQPDLNFDNPRVIEAVLDVMAYWLDMGVDGLRLDAIPYLVEREGTSCENLPETHGVIKKIRAAVDARYPDRMLLAEANLWPEETAQYFGEGDECHMAFHFPLMPRIYMALAQEDRHPITDIMRQTPEIPENAQWAIFLRNHDEMTLAMVTDKERDYLWSFYAADPRARINLGIRRRLAPLLENDRRKIELLNSLLLSMPGTPVIYYGDEIGMGDNIYLGDRDGVRTPMQWSLDRNGGFSRADPAKLFLPAIQDPVYGFGAVNVEAQLASPSSLLTWMRRMIAVRRSHLSFGRGTLRFLYPANRKVLAYLRETPNERILCVANVSRAPQAVELDLAEFKDAIPMELTAGSVFPAINSRSYLLTLPSYGFFWFKLESAEANKELENQQPTPGLFTLVATGKLETILSGRELVAFETNVAPRFLASRRWFSETPISGVSVKDFAVLRDGGQSRFVLPLLDVKLPNGRVESYFAPLAAEAETEHGPAAAYAAARLRRGAMTGVLYEADACEGFAASLLAALRRDERLRTIHGREIIFSPTPRLGDEPLIDATNVQRIGAGKRNSSLVIASQMMLKIHHRLHSGGDPEVEVLRFLTDVAQFANSPPVLGVIEYVDDADNHTVLAILQTYMRNQGDAWTWTLEALKRILEDAALTPGQDEHATHEGFGTYVPHMQRLGMRTAEMHKALATPTADPGFKAEPLTLDDVRQSADEARALAKRAFARLRKIGPETSKQTRATAERLLARRQECFGLIDELAQEPQGAIKIRIHGDYRLDRLLVVKDDVIMVDFADSPSASLYQRRAKASPLRDVAVMLRSFAQAVAAAKRDLAGRVPDSTLAAAGLREELVEFSQIFIRSYMDAARDSPIWIEDKETRVRLLVLYLLAEALEEIDHQGQFRPEWLDTPIEGVIAILDRMARFPERGSD from the coding sequence ATGATTGATCGCAATGACGTGCGGTGGTACCGGGACGCGATTATCTATCAGCTGCACGTCAAATCGTTCTTCGACGCCAACAATGACGGCATCGGCGATTTCGGCGGCCTGACCCAAAAGCTGGACTATATCAAGGAACTCGGGGTGACCGCGATTTGGGTCATGCCGTTCTATCCGTCGCCGCTGCGCGACGACGGATACGACATCTCCTATTATCGCGGGATCAATCCGGCTTATGGAAGCCAGCGGGATTTCAAGCTGTTCGTGCGCGCCGCGCATGAGCGGGGACTGCGAGTCATCACCGAACTCGTGATCAACCATACTTCCGATCAGCATCCTTGGTTCAAACGCGCGCGCGCCGCGAAGCCCGGTTCGGCGGCACGAAATTTCTATGTCTGGTCGAACACGGACGTGGAGTACAGGGACGCGCCGATCATTTTCCTGGACACGGAAAAATCGAACTGGACCTGGGATGACCAAGCGCAGGCGTTTTATTGGCATCGCTTTTACGCGCATCAGCCGGACCTGAATTTTGACAATCCGCGGGTTATCGAGGCCGTGCTCGACGTGATGGCCTATTGGCTCGACATGGGCGTCGACGGTCTGCGGCTGGACGCCATCCCCTATCTGGTCGAACGCGAGGGCACGAGCTGCGAAAATCTTCCCGAGACACATGGGGTCATCAAGAAAATCAGAGCGGCAGTCGATGCCCGTTATCCGGATCGTATGCTCCTCGCGGAGGCTAATCTCTGGCCGGAGGAGACGGCGCAATATTTCGGCGAGGGCGATGAATGCCACATGGCGTTCCACTTCCCGCTCATGCCGCGCATTTATATGGCGCTGGCGCAGGAAGACCGTCATCCGATCACCGACATTATGCGGCAGACGCCAGAGATTCCCGAAAATGCCCAATGGGCGATCTTTCTGCGGAACCATGACGAGATGACGCTTGCCATGGTGACCGACAAGGAACGCGATTATCTGTGGTCCTTTTATGCCGCCGATCCTCGGGCGAGAATCAATCTCGGCATCCGCCGGCGCCTGGCGCCCTTGCTCGAAAACGATCGCCGCAAGATCGAATTGTTGAATTCGCTGCTGTTGTCCATGCCAGGCACGCCGGTCATCTATTATGGCGATGAAATCGGCATGGGCGACAATATTTATCTCGGCGATCGCGATGGGGTGCGAACGCCGATGCAATGGTCGCTCGATCGCAATGGCGGGTTCAGTCGCGCGGACCCCGCCAAGCTGTTCCTGCCGGCAATTCAGGATCCCGTCTACGGTTTCGGCGCCGTCAACGTCGAGGCCCAGCTCGCGAGCCCCTCGAGCTTGCTCACTTGGATGCGGCGCATGATTGCCGTCCGGCGTTCGCATCTCTCGTTCGGGCGAGGCACCCTGCGGTTCCTTTATCCGGCCAACCGAAAAGTCTTGGCCTATCTGCGGGAGACCCCGAACGAACGGATCCTTTGTGTCGCCAATGTATCGCGAGCGCCGCAGGCCGTGGAACTCGATCTAGCCGAGTTCAAGGATGCGATTCCGATGGAGCTCACGGCCGGGAGCGTGTTTCCGGCGATCAATTCACGATCCTATCTTCTGACTTTGCCATCTTATGGATTCTTCTGGTTCAAGCTCGAATCCGCGGAGGCGAATAAAGAACTCGAAAATCAGCAACCGACACCGGGGCTTTTTACCCTGGTTGCGACCGGCAAGCTCGAAACCATTCTGTCGGGGCGGGAGCTTGTTGCGTTCGAAACCAATGTCGCGCCGCGGTTCCTGGCCTCGCGGCGCTGGTTCAGCGAGACCCCGATCAGCGGAGTTTCCGTCAAGGATTTCGCGGTGCTTCGGGACGGCGGACAGAGTCGTTTCGTTCTCCCGCTCCTGGACGTCAAATTGCCAAACGGCCGGGTCGAAAGTTATTTCGCACCGCTTGCCGCCGAGGCCGAAACGGAGCACGGACCGGCCGCGGCCTACGCCGCCGCGAGGCTACGCCGCGGTGCGATGACCGGCGTGCTCTACGAGGCCGACGCCTGCGAAGGTTTCGCCGCGAGCCTACTGGCGGCGTTGCGGCGCGACGAGAGGCTGCGCACGATTCACGGGCGGGAAATTATTTTCTCGCCGACGCCTCGCCTTGGCGATGAGCCCCTCATCGATGCCACGAATGTCCAACGAATCGGGGCCGGAAAACGCAATTCCTCGCTCGTCATTGCCAGCCAGATGATGCTGAAAATTCATCACAGGCTGCACAGCGGTGGCGATCCGGAGGTTGAGGTTTTGCGCTTTCTGACCGATGTGGCGCAGTTTGCCAATTCTCCTCCCGTTCTTGGGGTCATCGAATATGTCGACGACGCCGACAATCACACGGTCCTGGCGATTCTCCAAACCTATATGCGCAACCAAGGCGATGCCTGGACCTGGACCCTCGAAGCGTTGAAGCGCATTTTGGAAGATGCCGCACTGACGCCCGGACAGGACGAGCACGCGACTCATGAAGGATTTGGAACTTATGTGCCGCACATGCAGCGGCTCGGCATGCGCACCGCCGAAATGCATAAGGCGCTGGCAACGCCCACCGCCGATCCGGGATTCAAAGCCGAGCCGCTGACCCTCGACGATGTGCGTCAGAGCGCGGACGAGGCGAGGGCCCTCGCCAAGCGCGCTTTTGCGCGGTTGCGAAAGATCGGCCCGGAGACCAGCAAGCAAACGCGCGCGACCGCCGAACGCCTCTTGGCCAGACGCCAGGAATGTTTCGGCCTGATCGACGAGCTCGCGCAAGAGCCGCAAGGCGCGATCAAGATCCGCATTCACGGCGATTATCGGCTCGATCGGCTCCTTGTCGTGAAGGATGATGTCATCATGGTCGATTTTGCGGATTCGCCTTCGGCCAGCCTCTACCAGAGACGCGCCAAGGCCTCGCCCTTGCGGGATGTCGCGGTCATGCTGCGTTCCTTTGCGCAAGCGGTCGCCGCCGCTAAACGTGATCTCGCGGGGCGCGTGCCGGATTCGACGCTGGCGGCGGCGGGGCTGCGCGAGGAACTGGTCGAATTCTCGCAAATTTTCATCCGGTCTTATATGGATGCTGCCCGCGACAGTCCGATTTGGATCGAGGATAAGGAAACCCGGGTTCGCCTCCTTGTCCTCTATCTGCTTGCCGAAGCCCTTGAGGAAATTGATCACCAGGGGCAATTCCGCCCGGAGTGGCTGGACACGCCGATCGAAGGGGTCATTGCGATACTGGACCGCATGGCAAGGTTCCCTGAGCGAGGTTCAGATTGA
- a CDS encoding serine protease, translating into MRKSMESKLVLIRAAKMASILSVLFLAGPSRAEPVRQVPQTQGDVLLSFAPVLKKAQPAVVNVYASRTEKRPRSPLFDDPVFRRFFGEGGNGRPGGPTARSLGSGVLVDPSGLVVTNYHVIEGMTDVKVALADKREFDAEIILRDQRTDLVVLRLKGGGSFPVMELGDSDALEVGDIVLAIGDPFGVGQTVTQGIVSALARTQVGISDYGFFIQTDAAINPGNSGGALVDMRSRLAGINSAIFSQTGSSIGIGFAIPVNMVKIVITAAKGGGNRVHRPWLGASLQVVSREIADSLGLDRPSGALVTDLSAGGPAVEAGLRRGDLIVAIDGQNIDDPESLGYRMATKSLGGVASLSYLRNGKPGAASVKLTPAPEVPARDPVKLKGPSPFSGATVVNLSPAVLEEMSIRGVSDGVVIVEVEDGSSAAAVNFQKGDVILSVNDGTIATTRDLETAVRASHRVWKLAIGRGGEVITTMIGG; encoded by the coding sequence ATGAGAAAATCCATGGAATCGAAACTTGTTTTAATTCGCGCGGCGAAAATGGCGTCGATTCTGTCGGTTCTGTTCCTCGCCGGACCCTCGCGAGCCGAACCGGTGCGGCAGGTCCCGCAGACTCAAGGCGACGTTCTGTTGTCCTTCGCCCCGGTTCTCAAGAAAGCGCAACCCGCGGTCGTCAATGTCTATGCCTCGCGCACGGAGAAGCGGCCGCGCAGTCCGCTTTTCGACGATCCGGTTTTTCGCCGTTTCTTCGGCGAGGGCGGAAATGGCAGGCCAGGCGGCCCGACGGCTCGCTCGCTCGGCTCTGGCGTCCTCGTCGATCCGAGCGGGCTCGTGGTCACCAATTATCACGTCATCGAAGGCATGACCGACGTCAAGGTGGCGCTCGCCGACAAGCGTGAGTTCGATGCCGAGATCATCTTGCGGGATCAGCGGACCGATCTCGTGGTTCTGCGGTTGAAGGGAGGCGGAAGCTTCCCGGTGATGGAACTCGGCGACTCCGACGCGCTGGAAGTGGGCGACATCGTCCTTGCCATCGGCGATCCGTTTGGAGTCGGGCAAACGGTCACGCAGGGTATCGTTTCGGCGCTGGCCCGCACGCAGGTCGGCATTTCCGATTATGGGTTTTTCATTCAGACCGATGCCGCGATCAATCCCGGCAATTCGGGCGGCGCTCTGGTCGATATGCGGTCCCGGCTGGCTGGGATCAATTCGGCGATCTTTTCTCAAACCGGAAGCTCGATCGGAATCGGCTTCGCGATCCCGGTCAATATGGTGAAAATCGTGATCACCGCCGCCAAGGGCGGAGGAAACCGAGTCCATCGTCCCTGGCTTGGCGCCAGCCTCCAGGTCGTGTCGCGGGAAATCGCCGATTCGCTTGGCCTTGACCGGCCATCGGGAGCTCTTGTCACCGATCTGTCTGCCGGCGGCCCCGCCGTTGAAGCAGGCCTGCGGCGCGGCGATCTCATCGTCGCCATCGACGGGCAGAACATCGACGATCCCGAGAGTCTCGGCTATCGGATGGCGACAAAGTCGCTTGGGGGCGTTGCCTCCCTCAGCTATCTGCGCAACGGAAAACCCGGGGCAGCGTCGGTCAAGTTGACGCCCGCCCCGGAGGTTCCCGCGCGCGATCCGGTCAAGCTCAAGGGCCCATCGCCTTTTTCGGGTGCAACGGTGGTCAATCTCTCGCCCGCAGTCTTGGAGGAAATGTCCATCCGCGGCGTGAGCGACGGCGTCGTGATCGTCGAGGTGGAAGACGGCTCGTCGGCCGCCGCCGTCAATTTCCAAAAGGGCGACGTGATCTTGTCGGTCAACGATGGCACGATCGCGACGACGCGGGATCTCGAGACGGCGGTGCGCGCCAGTCACCGGGTTTGGAAATTGGCGATCGGGCGCGGCGGCGAGGTTATTACCACCATGATCGGCGGTTGA
- a CDS encoding 30S ribosomal protein S11, with amino-acid sequence MAKEATRVRRRERKNIASGVAHVNSTFNNTMVTITDAQGNTISWSSAGTMGFKGSRKSTPYAAQMAAEDCARKAAEHGMRTLEVEVSGPGSGRESALRALQAAGFTVTSIRDVTPIPHNGCRPRKRRRV; translated from the coding sequence ATGGCAAAAGAGGCTACCCGCGTTCGCCGCCGCGAGCGCAAAAATATCGCGTCCGGCGTCGCCCACGTCAATTCTACCTTTAATAATACGATGGTGACCATCACCGACGCGCAAGGCAACACGATCTCCTGGTCTTCGGCGGGAACAATGGGCTTCAAGGGCTCGCGTAAATCGACGCCTTATGCGGCACAAATGGCGGCCGAAGATTGTGCCCGGAAGGCGGCCGAACATGGCATGCGCACCCTCGAGGTCGAGGTTTCGGGGCCGGGTTCCGGACGGGAATCGGCATTGCGTGCGCTGCAAGCCGCGGGCTTCACGGTGACTTCGATCCGCGACGTCACGCCTATTCCGCACAATGGCTGCCGGCCCCGCAAGCGGCGGCGCGTCTAA